Proteins encoded in a region of the Sphingomonas sp. OV641 genome:
- a CDS encoding RluA family pseudouridine synthase, translated as MIGDQVLFLDGEALIIDKPAGLPVDRPRDGAISLENHLSNLTFGFRRWPQPVHRLDRDTSGCLLLSRNPKAHARFQQAFESGAVIKRYLAILDGVPGGGEAGEIDMPLAKTSTAEQGWRMRHDPGGKAARTAWRLIKVQDGQALVEFRPATGRTHQIRVHAAEGLGVPVLGDPVYGRAHRSGMMLHAAELIVPRPGKSDAAAQAPWPARFRDVGFDD; from the coding sequence ATGATTGGAGATCAGGTGCTGTTCCTCGATGGCGAGGCGTTGATCATCGACAAGCCGGCGGGCCTGCCGGTCGATCGGCCGCGCGACGGCGCGATCAGCCTCGAAAATCATCTTTCGAACCTCACCTTTGGTTTTCGCCGGTGGCCGCAACCCGTCCACCGACTGGATCGGGATACGAGCGGTTGCCTGCTCCTGTCGCGCAATCCCAAGGCGCATGCCCGGTTCCAGCAGGCGTTCGAAAGCGGCGCCGTAATCAAGCGATACCTCGCCATTCTGGACGGCGTGCCGGGCGGCGGCGAGGCGGGCGAGATCGACATGCCGCTTGCGAAGACATCCACGGCGGAACAGGGCTGGCGAATGCGCCACGATCCGGGGGGCAAGGCGGCGCGCACCGCATGGCGCCTGATCAAGGTGCAGGACGGGCAAGCGCTGGTCGAGTTTCGTCCGGCGACCGGGCGGACGCACCAGATCCGGGTCCATGCGGCCGAAGGTCTCGGCGTGCCGGTGCTTGGCGATCCGGTTTACGGACGTGCGCACCGTTCCGGCATGATGCTGCATGCGGCGGAGCTGATCGTGCCGCGTCCCGGCAAGTCGGATGCCGCTGCGCAGGCGCCATGGCCCGCGCGGTTCAGGGATGTGGGCTTCGATGATTGA
- a CDS encoding D-alanyl-D-alanine carboxypeptidase family protein yields the protein MRRHIPLLILFAATPVQAQLCNGVSVSIGKDGRALGHLPYGDAAPGTLAAAPAYLAVGPCRLRPEVIADLQRLIAAAAGDPAVQGRLYAFSCHRSLSHQQSTFCRTRESESGVDRAISAAPPGHSEHATGYALDFTVRPADGCPDAEACMAAKPAFRWLAANAARYGFEMSFPASNKQGVKWEPWHWRWVGVSRAAPGAARARFLFARARRDFAANPAVDPAPVIVPPAVVPTLAPAPAEEPTKGKRKKKDRRRDRSDR from the coding sequence ATGCGTCGTCACATTCCGCTCCTCATCCTCTTTGCCGCCACCCCCGTTCAGGCACAATTGTGCAACGGCGTCAGCGTCTCCATCGGCAAGGATGGGCGGGCGCTCGGCCATTTACCCTATGGCGATGCCGCGCCGGGAACATTGGCCGCCGCGCCCGCCTATCTTGCCGTGGGGCCATGCCGGTTGCGGCCTGAAGTGATCGCTGATCTGCAGCGGTTGATTGCCGCGGCGGCCGGCGACCCTGCGGTACAGGGCCGCCTGTACGCCTTTTCCTGCCACCGCTCGCTGTCGCATCAGCAGAGCACCTTCTGTCGTACGCGCGAAAGCGAAAGCGGGGTCGACCGGGCGATCTCGGCCGCTCCTCCCGGCCATAGCGAACATGCAACCGGCTATGCGCTGGATTTCACCGTCCGTCCGGCAGATGGCTGCCCCGACGCCGAAGCCTGCATGGCCGCCAAGCCGGCGTTCCGCTGGCTCGCTGCCAATGCAGCGCGCTACGGTTTCGAGATGTCGTTCCCGGCCAGCAACAAGCAGGGCGTGAAGTGGGAACCGTGGCACTGGCGCTGGGTAGGCGTGTCTCGCGCGGCGCCCGGGGCGGCGCGTGCGCGTTTCCTGTTCGCACGCGCGCGCCGGGACTTCGCTGCCAATCCTGCGGTCGATCCGGCGCCAGTGATCGTCCCGCCCGCCGTCGTCCCCACGCTTGCGCCCGCACCTGCCGAGGAGCCGACAAAAGGCAAACGCAAGAAAAAGGACCGGCGCCGCGATCGCAGCGATCGCTGA
- the wrbA gene encoding NAD(P)H:quinone oxidoreductase, translating to MTKVLVLYYSSYGHLATMAEAVAEGARETGAQVDVRRVPETAPKEVAAAAGFRVDETHPQIEGVNALADYDAIIIGAPTRFGRMPSQMAAFLDQAGGLWARGALNGKVGGAFTSTGSQHGGQEVTLFSIITNLLHFGMTVVGLDYGYHGQMTMEAIHGGSPYGATTLAGGDGSRQPSDIDLGGARYQGKRIAETAAKLTA from the coding sequence ATGACGAAGGTTCTTGTTCTCTATTACTCATCCTACGGCCACCTGGCGACGATGGCCGAGGCCGTGGCCGAAGGCGCGCGTGAGACCGGCGCCCAGGTGGATGTACGCCGCGTGCCGGAAACGGCGCCCAAGGAAGTTGCCGCTGCAGCAGGCTTTCGGGTTGATGAAACTCACCCTCAGATCGAAGGCGTCAATGCGCTGGCCGATTACGACGCGATCATCATCGGCGCGCCGACGCGGTTCGGGCGCATGCCGAGCCAGATGGCGGCGTTCCTTGACCAGGCCGGTGGTCTGTGGGCGCGTGGTGCGCTGAACGGCAAGGTGGGCGGCGCCTTCACCTCGACCGGCAGCCAGCATGGCGGCCAGGAAGTGACGCTGTTCTCGATCATCACCAACCTGCTTCATTTCGGCATGACGGTGGTCGGCCTCGATTATGGTTATCATGGCCAGATGACCATGGAAGCGATCCATGGCGGCTCGCCTTATGGCGCAACGACTCTCGCCGGCGGCGATGGCAGCCGGCAGCCCAGCGATATCGACCTGGGCGGTGCCCGCTATCAGGGCAAGCGGATTGCCGAAACGGCGGCCAAGCTGACCGCCTGA
- a CDS encoding pirin family protein — protein MTDTRNDIDVRPFASLGHADHGWLDARHHFSFASYHDPARMGWGAIRVWNDDTIAPQAGFPPHPHSDMEIITYVRSGAITHQDSMGNRGRTGAGDVQVMSAGSGVRHAEYNLESEPTTLFQIWIHPRSSGGSPSWGAKPFPKGDRSGRFVTLASGFAEDNDALPIRADARVLGATLKKGERVTHVVGEGRHAYLVAATGAVTVNGKAVSTRDGVALEGGSYDILAAEDAELVLVDAE, from the coding sequence ATGACCGACACCCGCAACGACATCGACGTCAGACCGTTCGCCAGCCTTGGGCATGCCGATCACGGGTGGCTGGATGCGCGACATCATTTCAGCTTTGCGAGCTATCATGATCCGGCCCGCATGGGCTGGGGCGCGATCCGCGTCTGGAACGACGACACGATCGCGCCGCAGGCCGGCTTCCCACCGCATCCGCACAGCGACATGGAGATCATCACCTATGTTCGCAGCGGTGCGATCACGCATCAGGATTCGATGGGCAATCGGGGGCGCACCGGCGCAGGCGACGTTCAGGTGATGAGCGCCGGCTCCGGCGTTCGCCACGCCGAATACAATCTGGAAAGCGAGCCCACGACGCTGTTCCAGATCTGGATCCATCCGCGCAGCAGCGGCGGCAGCCCAAGCTGGGGTGCGAAGCCGTTTCCCAAGGGCGACCGCTCTGGGCGCTTCGTCACGCTGGCGAGCGGGTTCGCTGAGGACAATGATGCGCTGCCGATCCGCGCCGATGCGCGGGTGCTGGGCGCGACGCTGAAGAAGGGCGAGCGCGTCACTCATGTCGTCGGTGAAGGTCGCCACGCTTATCTCGTCGCCGCGACCGGTGCCGTGACCGTGAACGGCAAGGCCGTGTCGACCCGTGACGGCGTCGCCCTGGAGGGCGGATCTTATGACATCCTGGCCGCCGAGGACGCCGAACTCGTCCTTGTCGACGCAGAGTGA
- a CDS encoding LysR family transcriptional regulator, with the protein MRLPDLEAWAIFATVAEHRSFTGAAEALGLSKATISKAISRLEADLGQSLFHRTSRRLALTEAGRPLAEHAAMILASAHAAEEAARDGALDPVGRIRLAAPMTFGVSNVAPLLTRFLGDHPGIEVELHLSDARVDIVAEGFDVALRIADLPDSSLRARRLCSIQSYMVAAPSYLERHGIPTHPGQLGEHQLLGYTNLVGPWRFRGPGGAEISVKAQGPLAANSGEALVPALVGGLGIARLPAFILGSALTDGSVVELMPDWRPEPIGLHLLTPPSPLRPARVEALIAYLSDHLRD; encoded by the coding sequence ATGCGCCTTCCGGACCTCGAAGCCTGGGCCATCTTCGCCACCGTGGCCGAGCACCGCTCCTTCACCGGCGCTGCCGAGGCGCTCGGGCTGAGCAAGGCGACCATCTCCAAGGCGATTTCGCGGCTCGAGGCGGATCTTGGCCAGTCGCTGTTTCACCGCACCTCGCGTCGACTGGCGCTGACGGAGGCCGGCCGCCCCCTCGCGGAACATGCCGCCATGATCCTTGCTTCGGCCCATGCCGCGGAAGAAGCCGCGCGCGACGGGGCGCTGGATCCGGTGGGCAGGATCCGGCTTGCCGCACCCATGACCTTCGGCGTCAGCAATGTCGCTCCGCTTCTCACCCGCTTTCTTGGCGATCATCCCGGCATCGAGGTGGAACTGCATCTCTCCGACGCCCGCGTCGATATCGTCGCTGAGGGATTCGATGTGGCACTGCGCATCGCGGACCTGCCGGACAGCTCGCTTCGGGCGCGGCGCCTGTGCTCGATCCAATCCTATATGGTCGCTGCGCCCTCCTATCTGGAACGTCACGGCATCCCGACGCACCCTGGCCAGCTCGGCGAACACCAGCTGCTCGGCTATACCAATCTGGTCGGGCCGTGGCGCTTTCGCGGGCCGGGCGGCGCGGAAATTTCCGTCAAGGCGCAGGGCCCGCTCGCCGCCAACAGCGGAGAGGCACTGGTGCCGGCGCTGGTCGGCGGCCTGGGGATCGCTCGCCTTCCCGCCTTCATCCTCGGCAGCGCGCTGACCGATGGATCGGTGGTGGAGCTGATGCCCGACTGGCGGCCCGAACCGATCGGCCTGCACCTCCTGACCCCGCCCAGCCCGCTGCGCCCCGCCCGTGTGGAAGCGCTCATCGCTTACCTCAGCGATCATCTGCGGGACTGA
- a CDS encoding TonB-dependent receptor — protein sequence MSITLAFILAQAAVAPAGDQPVQSPSGVPADPASQAPDGQNGEPADEIGRLGPAQQAGGDIVVTARRRAETVQDVPIAMSVIGGTALAETGAYNVNRLTQLQPSLQFYSTNPRNSAANVRGLGAPFGLTNDGIEQGVGIYVDQVYYSRIASATFDFTDTERIEILRGPQGTLYGKNTTAGAINITTRKPSFETEARAEVTGGNYEFFQGKFSLSGPLVDDVVAARVSGSLTTRRGTIYNTLQREWQNSQDKISLRGQMLFQAAPNFDVTLYADYNRQNPNCCVQYYARVGATQRPLSRQYAALAAAFGYAPPSTDPFDRRTDVDTDLQAKQELGGASALANWNLGAGTLTSVTAWRFWHWNPSNDRDFIGLPITTVSANPSQQSQFTQELRFASDTKGAVDYTVGAFYFYQTVDTQGLQVQGPAASRFLLNPGNPPFGPNGCATATAAACNPAVLNGLTSRNEIGFKNTSAALFGKLTWRPTEKLEIAPGLRVNYDKKEGDYVATVTNGSGSTTLTNDQRGVLAPQSYSPEFDNWNISGDITVAYEFAPDINYYATYAHSYKSGGINLSGLPLDGANNPILAVQSIDPETVNHFELGLKTQFWDRRATVNIAAFWTEIDDYQATVNNQQVGVLRGYLANAGKVRTRGVEVDSAFRPVENLNLYLNGAYTDAKYVRFVDAPCPPELSGGTTAAAGQAASAPGTPGGISPQSCDISGQVLPGVSKWAFSYGAEYGIPTELGGVSGQVYIGYDGSYRSRFSSNPSPSRYTWVDGYALSNFRLGFKNDDGLNVFAWLRNAFDEDYFELLATQSGSTGLIVGQPGDPRTYGITLSARF from the coding sequence ATGTCGATAACGCTTGCCTTCATTCTCGCTCAGGCCGCGGTGGCGCCAGCTGGCGATCAGCCGGTCCAATCACCAAGCGGAGTGCCAGCCGATCCGGCCAGCCAGGCGCCCGACGGGCAGAATGGGGAGCCTGCCGACGAGATTGGCCGATTGGGGCCGGCGCAACAGGCCGGAGGCGATATCGTCGTAACGGCCCGGCGCAGGGCAGAAACCGTGCAAGACGTGCCGATCGCCATGTCCGTCATCGGCGGCACCGCATTGGCGGAAACGGGCGCGTACAACGTCAACCGCCTGACGCAGCTTCAGCCCTCCCTGCAATTCTATTCCACCAACCCGCGCAATTCCGCCGCCAACGTGCGCGGTCTGGGCGCGCCGTTCGGCCTGACCAACGACGGGATCGAACAAGGCGTCGGCATCTATGTCGACCAAGTCTATTACAGCCGCATCGCCTCGGCGACGTTCGACTTTACCGACACGGAGCGGATCGAGATCCTGCGCGGTCCGCAGGGCACGCTGTACGGCAAGAACACGACGGCCGGCGCGATCAACATCACCACGCGCAAGCCAAGCTTCGAGACGGAAGCGCGCGCGGAAGTGACAGGGGGCAATTACGAGTTCTTCCAGGGCAAGTTCTCGCTATCCGGGCCGTTGGTGGACGATGTGGTCGCCGCGCGTGTTTCTGGTTCGCTCACCACCCGTCGCGGCACGATCTACAACACGCTGCAGCGCGAGTGGCAGAACAGCCAGGACAAGATCAGTCTGCGCGGCCAGATGTTGTTCCAGGCGGCGCCGAATTTCGATGTGACGCTCTATGCCGACTACAATCGGCAGAACCCCAATTGCTGTGTGCAATATTATGCACGCGTCGGCGCCACCCAGCGCCCGCTTTCGCGCCAATATGCGGCGCTCGCCGCAGCCTTCGGTTATGCGCCGCCATCAACCGATCCGTTCGACCGGCGAACGGACGTGGACACCGACCTTCAGGCGAAGCAGGAATTGGGAGGCGCATCAGCGCTGGCCAACTGGAACCTAGGCGCGGGAACGCTGACATCGGTGACGGCGTGGCGCTTCTGGCACTGGAATCCGTCCAACGACCGAGACTTCATTGGCCTTCCGATAACGACCGTGTCGGCCAACCCGTCGCAGCAGAGTCAGTTCACGCAAGAGCTGCGCTTCGCCTCGGACACCAAGGGAGCAGTGGATTACACCGTCGGCGCCTTCTACTTCTACCAGACGGTGGATACACAGGGGTTGCAGGTGCAGGGTCCGGCGGCGAGCCGCTTCCTGCTCAATCCCGGCAACCCGCCCTTCGGCCCGAATGGCTGCGCGACGGCCACGGCGGCGGCCTGCAACCCGGCGGTGTTGAACGGGCTTACCTCGCGCAACGAGATCGGGTTCAAGAACACCTCGGCGGCACTATTCGGCAAGCTGACCTGGCGACCGACGGAGAAGCTGGAGATCGCGCCGGGCCTCCGGGTAAATTACGACAAGAAGGAGGGCGATTACGTTGCCACCGTTACCAATGGCAGCGGCAGTACTACGCTGACCAACGATCAGCGCGGCGTGCTGGCTCCGCAAAGCTACAGTCCCGAGTTCGACAATTGGAATATCTCGGGCGACATCACCGTCGCTTATGAATTCGCACCGGATATCAATTATTACGCCACTTATGCGCACAGCTACAAGTCAGGCGGCATCAACCTTTCCGGCCTGCCGCTCGACGGCGCCAACAATCCGATCCTGGCGGTTCAGTCGATCGATCCGGAGACTGTGAATCACTTCGAACTGGGGCTGAAGACCCAATTCTGGGATCGCCGCGCGACGGTGAACATCGCGGCATTCTGGACCGAGATCGATGATTATCAGGCCACGGTGAACAACCAGCAGGTGGGCGTACTTCGCGGCTATCTGGCCAATGCCGGCAAGGTGCGCACGCGCGGCGTGGAGGTGGACAGCGCGTTCCGCCCGGTCGAGAACCTGAACCTGTACCTCAATGGCGCCTATACGGACGCGAAATACGTCCGCTTCGTGGATGCGCCGTGCCCGCCGGAACTGTCGGGCGGCACGACCGCTGCGGCGGGGCAGGCGGCAAGTGCGCCGGGTACGCCGGGCGGGATCAGCCCGCAGTCTTGCGACATTTCCGGCCAGGTGCTGCCTGGCGTGTCGAAATGGGCGTTCAGCTATGGTGCTGAATACGGCATTCCCACCGAGCTCGGCGGCGTCTCGGGGCAGGTGTATATCGGCTATGACGGCAGCTATCGTTCGCGCTTCTCGTCCAACCCGTCGCCGTCGCGCTACACCTGGGTGGATGGCTATGCGCTGTCGAACTTCCGGCTGGGCTTCAAGAACGATGACGGGCTGAATGTCTTCGCATGGCTGCGCAACGCCTTTGACGAAGACTATTTCGAGCTGCTGGCGACACAATCGGGATCGACCGGCCTGATCGTGGGCCAGCCCGGTGATCCGCGCACCTATGGCATCACGCTGTCGGCACGGTTCTGA
- a CDS encoding Hsp20 family protein — MRLDLTPYRRSTIGFDRLFDLIEANSRSSTENYPPFNLERLAEDRYRITLAVAGFSRDEIEITAQQNLLLVAGKKDDKATGPNFLHVGIATRSFERRFELADFVFVEDARLNDGLLVIDLVREVPEAMKPKSISIKSGQKPTVVEDKRDENEAQAA; from the coding sequence ATGCGTCTGGATCTCACCCCCTATCGCCGTTCGACCATCGGCTTCGATCGCCTGTTCGACCTCATCGAGGCGAATAGCCGTTCGTCGACCGAGAACTATCCGCCCTTCAATCTCGAGCGTCTGGCCGAGGATCGCTACCGCATCACGCTTGCCGTGGCGGGCTTCTCGCGCGACGAGATCGAGATCACTGCGCAGCAGAACCTTCTGCTTGTCGCGGGCAAGAAGGACGACAAGGCGACCGGCCCGAACTTCCTGCATGTCGGCATTGCGACCCGCAGCTTTGAGCGCCGTTTCGAACTCGCTGATTTCGTGTTCGTTGAGGATGCCCGGCTGAACGACGGTCTGCTCGTGATCGATCTGGTACGCGAAGTGCCTGAGGCGATGAAGCCGAAGAGCATCTCGATCAAGTCCGGCCAGAAGCCGACCGTGGTCGAGGACAAGCGTGACGAGAACGAGGCACAAGCCGCCTAA
- a CDS encoding NUDIX hydrolase — MSEPSEGDLPPWRVESSRRVIDDPWLRVRADDCVTEEGVRIAPFFVTEHPDWAIVIAVDEDDRLLLVDQYRHGWGITSRELPTGAVDPDDADPIAAGQRELLEETGYGGGEWTLVATLAPNPANQSNRCYALLARGVRQLAKPKDEPTERLRLIALPVKEAMAIARTGGIVQAMHVAALAMAMPDEWSASGASATTLSDRGK; from the coding sequence TTGTCTGAGCCATCGGAGGGCGACCTGCCGCCCTGGCGGGTCGAATCCTCCCGGCGCGTGATCGATGATCCGTGGCTGCGGGTGCGCGCGGACGATTGCGTGACGGAAGAGGGCGTGCGGATTGCGCCCTTCTTCGTCACCGAACATCCCGACTGGGCGATCGTGATCGCCGTCGATGAAGACGATCGGCTGCTGCTGGTCGACCAGTATCGGCATGGCTGGGGCATCACGAGTCGCGAGCTGCCGACCGGTGCCGTCGATCCCGACGATGCCGACCCGATCGCCGCCGGGCAGCGCGAGCTGCTGGAGGAAACGGGCTATGGTGGCGGCGAGTGGACGCTTGTCGCAACGCTGGCGCCGAACCCGGCCAATCAGTCCAACCGCTGCTACGCCCTGCTCGCCAGGGGCGTTCGGCAGCTGGCGAAGCCCAAGGACGAGCCGACCGAGCGGCTGCGCCTGATCGCGCTTCCCGTGAAAGAGGCTATGGCGATCGCCCGAACGGGCGGCATCGTTCAGGCGATGCACGTCGCCGCGCTTGCCATGGCGATGCCGGACGAGTGGAGCGCGAGCGGCGCATCAGCCACGACGTTATCTGACCGGGGCAAGTGA
- a CDS encoding CTP synthase, producing the protein MARFIFITGGVVSSLGKGLMAASLAALLQARGYRVRIRKFDPYLNVDPGTMSPYQHGEVYVTDDGAETDLDLGHYERFTGVAARQSDNVTSGWIYQQIIQRERRGDYLGATVQVIPHVTDAIKAFARDQTDDLDFVLCEIGGTVGDIESLPFIEAIRQLKNEVGRGNAISVHVTLVPYIAAAGELKTKPTQHSVRELAALGVQPDVLVCRCEQPLPPSERAKIALFCNVPETAVIPALDAKSIYAVPLQYHGEGLDSEVLRAFGITPSSPPDLTRWEQIVDRLTNPEGEVTVGVVGKYVGLQDAYKSLNEALVHGGIANKVKVNIRWIDAELFENDDAEIAAQLEPCDAILVPGAFGERGAEGKIASVRFAREREIPYFGICFGMQMACVEGARDLAGIENASSTEFGPTPEPVVGLITEWMGRDGLEKREAEGDLGGTMRLGAYEAKLDGNSVVASIYGDTTIHERHRHRYEVNTGYKEALEKGGLVFSGMSPDGTLPEIVERPDHPWFVGVQFHPELKSKPFDPHPLFASFIGAAVKQSRLV; encoded by the coding sequence ATGGCGCGGTTCATTTTCATCACCGGCGGCGTGGTCTCCTCGCTTGGCAAGGGTCTCATGGCGGCGAGCCTCGCGGCTCTCCTGCAAGCACGCGGATATCGCGTGCGAATCCGCAAGTTCGATCCTTATCTGAACGTCGATCCGGGCACGATGAGCCCGTACCAGCATGGCGAAGTCTATGTGACCGACGACGGGGCGGAGACGGATCTCGACCTGGGCCATTATGAACGCTTCACCGGCGTCGCGGCGCGGCAGAGCGACAATGTCACGTCGGGCTGGATCTACCAGCAGATCATTCAGCGCGAACGGCGCGGCGATTATCTGGGCGCGACGGTGCAGGTGATCCCGCACGTGACGGACGCCATCAAGGCATTCGCCCGGGACCAGACCGACGACCTGGATTTCGTGCTGTGCGAGATCGGCGGAACGGTGGGCGACATCGAATCGCTGCCCTTTATCGAAGCGATCCGGCAGCTGAAGAACGAAGTCGGCCGCGGCAATGCGATCAGCGTGCACGTGACGCTGGTGCCCTATATCGCCGCTGCGGGCGAGCTGAAGACCAAGCCGACGCAGCATTCCGTGCGCGAGCTGGCGGCGCTGGGCGTGCAGCCTGACGTTCTCGTCTGCCGCTGCGAACAGCCGCTTCCGCCGTCCGAACGCGCCAAGATCGCGCTGTTCTGCAACGTGCCCGAGACCGCGGTCATCCCCGCGCTGGATGCGAAGAGCATCTATGCCGTGCCGCTGCAATATCATGGCGAGGGGCTCGATTCGGAAGTGCTGCGCGCATTCGGAATCACTCCGTCCTCGCCGCCGGATCTCACCCGCTGGGAGCAGATCGTCGATCGCCTGACCAATCCGGAAGGTGAAGTGACGGTCGGCGTGGTGGGCAAATATGTCGGCCTGCAGGACGCCTACAAGTCGCTCAACGAAGCGCTGGTCCATGGCGGCATCGCCAACAAGGTGAAGGTCAACATCCGCTGGATCGACGCCGAGCTGTTCGAGAATGACGATGCGGAGATCGCGGCGCAGCTCGAACCGTGCGACGCAATCCTGGTACCGGGTGCGTTCGGCGAGCGGGGCGCGGAAGGCAAGATCGCCAGCGTCCGTTTCGCGCGTGAGCGGGAGATCCCCTATTTCGGCATCTGCTTTGGTATGCAGATGGCGTGCGTCGAGGGTGCGCGTGATCTCGCTGGCATCGAGAACGCCTCGTCGACCGAGTTCGGCCCCACGCCGGAGCCGGTTGTCGGCCTGATCACCGAATGGATGGGTCGCGACGGGCTGGAGAAGCGCGAGGCGGAAGGCGATCTGGGCGGGACCATGCGGCTTGGCGCCTATGAGGCTAAGCTGGACGGCAACAGCGTGGTTGCCTCGATCTATGGCGACACGACGATCCATGAACGTCACCGTCACCGCTACGAAGTGAATACCGGGTACAAGGAAGCGCTGGAGAAGGGCGGGCTCGTCTTCTCGGGCATGTCACCCGACGGAACGCTGCCGGAAATCGTGGAGCGGCCCGATCACCCGTGGTTCGTCGGCGTACAGTTTCACCCCGAACTGAAGTCCAAGCCGTTCGATCCGCACCCGCTGTTCGCCAGCTTCATCGGCGCCGCCGTCAAGCAGAGCCGGCTTGTCTGA
- the secG gene encoding preprotein translocase subunit SecG: MFTFLLVVQAIIAAALVTVILMQRSEGGGLTSSGSPSGLMSARGAADFLTRATSVLAGLFVVLSIALAVLAATRGGTNVDTSLERTAPVSQTAPQPQADDAALSGAEAAAAAAAANQTAPADNGVPLAR; this comes from the coding sequence ATGTTCACCTTCCTTCTCGTCGTTCAGGCGATCATCGCAGCCGCACTCGTTACGGTGATCCTGATGCAGCGGTCGGAAGGCGGCGGCCTGACCAGCAGCGGCAGCCCTTCTGGCCTGATGTCGGCCCGCGGCGCCGCCGATTTCCTGACGCGCGCGACTTCCGTGCTTGCCGGACTCTTCGTTGTCCTGTCGATCGCGCTGGCCGTGTTGGCGGCGACGCGCGGGGGCACCAATGTCGACACCTCGCTGGAGCGGACGGCGCCGGTGAGCCAGACGGCGCCGCAGCCGCAGGCCGATGACGCGGCACTTTCCGGTGCGGAGGCGGCGGCAGCTGCAGCAGCGGCGAACCAGACCGCGCCGGCCGACAACGGCGTTCCGCTCGCCCGTTAA
- a CDS encoding MarR family transcriptional regulator yields the protein MNTLVDYVRSGEPDLTNRQMALLLVVYLKPGPHTVRGLARILNVSKPVVTRALNRLGALGYLRRQRDDSDKRNIFVARTSEGANFLEEFGQFLGDGDQPVPARATA from the coding sequence ATGAACACCCTGGTGGACTATGTCCGCTCGGGGGAGCCAGATCTCACCAATCGGCAAATGGCATTGTTGCTGGTGGTTTATCTGAAACCGGGGCCCCATACGGTGCGCGGCCTGGCCCGCATATTGAACGTTTCCAAGCCGGTCGTGACACGCGCCTTGAACAGACTTGGTGCGCTCGGCTATCTGCGCCGCCAACGCGATGATAGCGACAAGCGCAACATCTTCGTCGCGCGCACTTCCGAAGGGGCAAATTTTCTTGAGGAGTTCGGCCAGTTTCTCGGCGACGGCGACCAGCCCGTCCCCGCTCGTGCCACCGCATAA
- the argC gene encoding N-acetyl-gamma-glutamyl-phosphate reductase, producing the protein MTAGIFIDGAAGTTGLEIRERLEQRTDLTLVTLPEEKRKDAGARRDAINAADVVILCLPDDAAREAVALIDNPETRVIDASSAFRVADGWTYGFPELGFDVAGAARVSNPGCYPTGFLALVAPLVRAGVLPADWPFTVNAVSGYSGGGKALIARFDEQPDLAFRGYGYSLGHKHVPEMQRHAGLVHPPLFAPSVTRAFRGMIVEVPVPLAAVPTAPTRAAMLDVLHATFDTAPLVTVHDDQPDELIMSAHAAPNDRLDLWVFADPDGRQARLVAMLDNLGKGASGAAVQNLNLMIGADPLAGLVY; encoded by the coding sequence ATGACGGCCGGCATCTTCATCGATGGCGCGGCGGGCACCACCGGGCTGGAGATTCGCGAGCGGCTGGAACAGCGCACGGACCTGACGTTGGTGACGCTGCCAGAAGAGAAAAGGAAGGACGCCGGCGCTCGGCGCGACGCTATCAACGCTGCCGACGTCGTCATTCTCTGCCTTCCCGATGATGCCGCGCGTGAGGCCGTGGCGCTGATCGACAATCCCGAGACCCGCGTGATCGATGCGTCGAGCGCGTTCCGCGTCGCGGATGGCTGGACCTATGGCTTTCCCGAACTCGGCTTCGACGTCGCAGGGGCCGCGCGCGTGTCGAACCCGGGCTGCTATCCCACGGGCTTTCTGGCGCTGGTGGCACCGCTTGTTCGCGCCGGCGTGCTGCCCGCCGACTGGCCCTTCACCGTCAATGCCGTGTCCGGCTACTCCGGTGGCGGCAAGGCGCTGATCGCCCGATTTGACGAGCAGCCTGATCTTGCCTTCCGCGGATATGGCTATTCGCTGGGCCACAAGCATGTGCCGGAAATGCAGCGCCACGCCGGATTGGTTCACCCGCCCCTGTTCGCGCCATCCGTCACTCGGGCGTTCCGCGGCATGATCGTTGAGGTGCCCGTTCCGCTCGCCGCCGTGCCGACCGCGCCCACGCGCGCGGCGATGCTGGACGTGCTGCACGCCACGTTCGATACGGCACCCTTGGTCACCGTTCACGATGACCAGCCGGACGAACTGATCATGAGCGCCCACGCCGCGCCCAACGATCGCCTCGACCTGTGGGTCTTTGCCGATCCCGATGGCCGCCAGGCGCGTCTGGTTGCGATGCTGGACAATCTCGGCAAGGGCGCGTCCGGGGCTGCGGTGCAGAACCTGAACCTGATGATCGGCGCCGATCCACTCGCCGGTCTGGTCTACTGA